In Rutidosis leptorrhynchoides isolate AG116_Rl617_1_P2 chromosome 2, CSIRO_AGI_Rlap_v1, whole genome shotgun sequence, one genomic interval encodes:
- the LOC139891127 gene encoding NAC domain-containing protein JA2-like, with product MVAPVPVTDPVTQLRLPPGFRFYPTDEELMVQYLCKKVAGYVFQLQIIGDIDLYKYDPWDLPNKAMFGEKEWYFFSPRDRKYPNGSRPNRVAGSGYWKATGTDKVIMSEGRKVGIKKALVFYVGKAPRGSKTNWIMHEYRLSDPPKKNNSPRLDDWVLCRIYKKNSSAEGTVSGGPSVEQSHGSPSSSSSQFDDGHNTFPNTVQANDDKFLNYQTNNSVITCEDQKVDFLKFDSRNYDWANIATFSLHKSINNNSTSVDPEFNMQMKFDKSMDDAEVNNGIRSQRMGSSGYLFPESFVNTNDPFAIRYPEQASSSSYMQ from the exons atggtTGCGCCGGTGCCGGTGACTGATCCGGTAACTCAGCTGCGGTTACCACCGGGATTCCGATTTTACCCGACTGACGAGGAACTTATGGTTCAATATCTTTGCAAAAAAGTCGCTGGATACGTGTTCCAACTTCAGATCATCGGAGATATTGATTTATATAAATATGATCCATGGGATTTACCAA ATAAGGCGATGTTTGGTGAGAAAGAATGGTACTTTTTTAGTCCTAGAGATCGGAAGTATCCAAATGGGTCTCGACCCAATAGAGTTGCCGGGTCGGGCTATTGGAAAGCTACCGGAACTGATAAAGTTATCATGTCGGAAGGACGTAAAGTTGGAATCAAAAAGGCTTTAGTTTTTTACGTCGGTAAAGCTCCGAGAGGATCCAAAACAAATTGGATCATGCATGAATACCGGCTTTCGGACCCTCCGAAAAAGAACAATAGTCCACGG TTGGATGATTGGGTGCTCTGTCGGATCTACAAGAAGAATTCAAGCGCTGAGGGAACGGTATCAGGTGGTCCGAGCGTCGAACAGAGCCACGGATCTCCGTCGTCATCGTCGTCACAATTCGACGACGGTCACAACACATTTCCGAATACGGTTCAGGCGAACGATGACAAGTTTCTCAATTATCAAACCAACAATTCTGTCATAACTTGTGAAGATCAAAAAGTGGATTTTCTAAAATTTGATTCCAGAAACTATGATTGGGCTAATATAGCTACATTCAGCTTACATAAGTCGATCAACAACAATTCAACTTCTGTTGATCCTGAATTCAACATGCAAATGAAGTTTGACAAGTCAATGGATGATGCTGAAGTCAATAATGGAATCAGAAGTCAAAGAATGGGGAGCTCTGGGTACCTGTTTCCCGAGAGCTTTGTGAATACAAATGACCCGTTTGCTATTCGGTACCCGGAACAAGCGAGCAGTTCGAGTTATATGCAGTGA